From Halosolutus amylolyticus, a single genomic window includes:
- a CDS encoding MBL fold metallo-hydrolase: MDRISLGNDEFEGRNNAYVLADDARDELALVDTGIATDGVRSDLRAGLAERGYEFADVDDVVLTHYHVDHAGLAGEIQAESGATVYVHGADLPLVERDPGAVAAADERRQTMLDEWGVPADAQADLFAFLDAASGIEGTPPEATPIEDGTVLEVGGWTLETVHTPGHAAGHCCFETIGASVTQRTEGEAVSDGPEAFVGDAVLPVYTPNVGGADLRVDRPLETYRESLERIADRDYDRVWPGHRDPIADPTARARDILDHHRDRTAAILEVLRERGPVDPWAVSQRLFGDLEGIHVVHGPGEAYAHLDQLRHDGVVTVENGRYRLEEPDVDLAGIDLPTE, encoded by the coding sequence ATGGACCGCATTTCGCTGGGCAACGACGAATTCGAGGGGCGCAACAACGCGTACGTACTCGCCGACGACGCCCGCGACGAACTCGCGCTCGTCGATACGGGGATCGCGACCGACGGGGTCCGATCGGACCTCCGGGCGGGGCTGGCCGAGCGGGGCTACGAGTTCGCCGACGTCGACGACGTCGTATTGACCCACTACCACGTCGATCACGCGGGACTCGCCGGGGAGATCCAGGCCGAGAGCGGCGCGACCGTCTACGTTCACGGGGCCGACCTGCCGCTCGTCGAACGGGACCCCGGGGCGGTCGCCGCGGCCGACGAGCGCCGGCAGACGATGCTCGACGAGTGGGGCGTCCCGGCGGACGCACAGGCGGATCTGTTCGCGTTCCTGGATGCGGCGAGCGGGATCGAGGGCACGCCGCCCGAGGCGACGCCGATCGAGGACGGGACGGTACTCGAGGTCGGTGGGTGGACTCTCGAGACTGTCCACACGCCCGGACACGCGGCCGGACACTGCTGTTTCGAGACGATCGGTGCGTCGGTCACGCAACGAACGGAGGGCGAAGCCGTCAGTGACGGACCCGAGGCGTTCGTCGGTGATGCCGTCCTCCCCGTGTACACGCCGAACGTCGGCGGAGCCGACCTCCGGGTCGACCGGCCGCTGGAGACGTACCGCGAATCGCTCGAACGGATCGCCGATCGGGACTACGATCGGGTCTGGCCTGGCCACCGCGACCCGATCGCCGATCCGACGGCCCGCGCCCGTGACATCCTCGACCACCACCGGGACCGGACCGCGGCGATTCTCGAGGTGCTTCGCGAACGCGGGCCGGTCGACCCCTGGGCGGTCAGCCAGCGACTGTTCGGCGACCTCGAGGGGATTCACGTCGTTCACGGGCCAGGCGAGGCCTACGCTCATCTCGACCAGCTTCGCCACGACGGGGTCGTGACGGTCGAGAACGGCCGATACCGACTCGAGGAACCGGACGTCGATCTCGCGGGTATCGACCTGCCAACCGAATAA
- the gatB gene encoding Asp-tRNA(Asn)/Glu-tRNA(Gln) amidotransferase subunit GatB encodes MTAQTVQQGDLVTVIGLEVHVQLETDTKIFCGCSTDATDEPNENVCPVCLGLPGALPVLNEAAVEAAVKIGKAIDADIPEETRFHRKNYYYPDLPKNFQITQYDEPICADGELEVSVEGQRRTVAIERAHLEEDPGSLQHVGGGGGIDSAEYTLVDYNRAGTPLMEIVTAPDFRSPDEVRAFLAELEEVLEYLGVFDAERDGSLRIDANLSIVPADEIDGDDTDEIGSEALAAANRTEVKNISSHKGAQKALAYEETRQKNAIQRGRAVEQETRHWDESRGITVSMRSKEEEKDYRYFEEADLPPLRVSGWKDEIAIPELPSARRERFQDEYGLSEEAASKLTSTKQVADFYEDVAGEFDPDLAATWVADNLLGELNYRDMEITDVDDRLDEISRLVELVADDEITAKNARETVLRSMLDDGTAPDAIVEEAGLGKTGEDEVQQAVVEAIDENPGAVDDYESGDDGAINFLVGQVMQKTGGSADPGDVNQLFRAELES; translated from the coding sequence ATGACTGCCCAGACCGTCCAGCAGGGCGACCTCGTGACCGTCATCGGCCTCGAGGTCCACGTCCAGCTGGAGACCGACACGAAGATCTTCTGTGGCTGCTCGACCGACGCGACCGACGAGCCGAACGAGAACGTCTGCCCGGTCTGTCTCGGCCTGCCGGGCGCACTCCCGGTTCTCAACGAGGCCGCCGTCGAGGCCGCCGTCAAGATCGGGAAGGCGATCGACGCCGACATCCCGGAGGAGACCCGATTCCACCGGAAGAACTACTACTACCCCGACCTGCCCAAGAACTTCCAGATCACCCAGTACGACGAACCGATCTGCGCCGACGGCGAACTCGAGGTGTCCGTCGAGGGCCAGCGCCGCACCGTCGCGATCGAGCGCGCCCACCTGGAGGAGGACCCGGGGAGCCTCCAGCACGTCGGCGGCGGTGGCGGCATCGACTCGGCGGAGTACACTCTCGTCGACTACAACCGTGCGGGGACGCCGCTGATGGAGATCGTCACGGCACCGGACTTCCGCAGTCCCGACGAGGTGCGGGCGTTCCTCGCCGAACTCGAGGAGGTGCTCGAGTACCTGGGCGTCTTCGACGCCGAACGCGACGGGAGCCTCCGGATCGACGCCAACCTCTCGATCGTCCCTGCGGACGAGATCGACGGGGACGACACCGACGAGATCGGTTCCGAGGCGCTCGCGGCGGCCAACCGAACCGAGGTCAAGAACATCTCGAGCCACAAGGGCGCACAGAAGGCGCTGGCCTACGAGGAGACCCGCCAGAAGAACGCGATCCAGCGCGGGCGCGCGGTCGAACAGGAGACTCGCCACTGGGACGAGTCCCGCGGGATCACGGTCTCGATGCGATCGAAAGAGGAGGAGAAGGACTACCGCTACTTCGAGGAGGCCGACCTCCCGCCGCTTCGCGTCTCGGGCTGGAAGGACGAGATCGCGATCCCGGAACTCCCCTCTGCTCGCCGCGAGCGGTTCCAGGACGAGTACGGCCTGAGCGAGGAGGCCGCCTCGAAGCTCACCTCCACGAAGCAGGTCGCGGACTTCTACGAGGACGTCGCGGGCGAGTTCGATCCGGACCTCGCGGCGACCTGGGTCGCGGACAACCTGCTGGGCGAACTCAACTACCGCGACATGGAAATTACGGACGTCGACGATCGACTCGACGAAATCTCCCGGCTCGTCGAACTCGTCGCCGACGACGAGATCACGGCGAAAAACGCCCGCGAGACCGTCCTCCGATCGATGCTCGACGACGGAACCGCGCCCGACGCGATCGTCGAGGAAGCGGGGCTGGGCAAGACCGGTGAGGACGAGGTCCAGCAGGCCGTCGTCGAGGCGATCGACGAGAACCCGGGTGCCGTCGACGACTACGAGTCGGGCGACGACGGCGCGATCAACTTCCTCGTCGGCCAGGTGATGCAAAAGACCGGCGGCAGCGCCGATCCGGGCGACGTCAATCAGCTGTTTCGCGCTGAACTCGAAAGCTGA
- a CDS encoding cupin domain-containing protein has product MATTSKDRTETARAVDLYQFEGTDCYQEHDDHARLRGYFPLTPGAPNGVDAGAENLIIVCIEIEPGDYLPSHRDSNEELLVVTTGRVEATIGDETIDLETGQCAVVPEMAPHGIYNGGDETARIIGFFPENELTATFEDPLEPFGTTDVEIEPDHTATE; this is encoded by the coding sequence ATGGCTACGACATCGAAAGACAGGACTGAGACCGCTCGCGCCGTCGATCTGTACCAGTTCGAGGGCACTGACTGCTACCAGGAACACGACGATCACGCCCGGCTTCGCGGGTACTTCCCGCTGACGCCCGGCGCGCCGAACGGCGTCGACGCCGGCGCCGAGAACCTGATTATCGTCTGTATCGAGATCGAACCCGGCGACTACCTCCCCTCCCACCGGGATAGCAACGAGGAACTGCTCGTCGTGACCACGGGTCGGGTCGAGGCGACGATCGGCGACGAGACGATCGATCTCGAGACCGGACAGTGCGCCGTGGTTCCGGAGATGGCCCCGCACGGGATCTACAACGGCGGCGACGAAACCGCCCGCATCATCGGGTTCTTCCCGGAGAACGAACTGACCGCGACGTTCGAGGACCCCCTCGAACCCTTCGGAACGACCGACGTGGAGATCGAACCGGACCACACTGCGACCGAGTGA
- a CDS encoding dicarboxylate/amino acid:cation symporter, translating into MVPDTATSAWRRYRAIPIVYRIGAAFVLGSIVGLLVGDAATALQPLGDIFVRLLSMIVIPIVIFTLLMGIRRITPSTLGKIGGQVIALYAVMSAIAVFIGLAVANLVNPGSGLTLAEDVEFEPEETPDFVEVLIGIVPENPIGAMAEGDVLATIFFVIVFGLALLMLEESTEDEAVRRGVESIFDIVEAGTEALFKIVWGIMEYGVIGVFALMAAVFGEAGIDAIVPFALLIGTLLGAILIHIGVVYLGGLIVALTRQSPVAFLTGSKDAIVTALSIRSSSGTLPVTMANADDNLRIDEGVYGFSLPLGATINMDGTAMYQGVVAIFAANLVGVQLTIVEQVTVVLIAVLASIGAGGVPGTGLIMLTLVLTQLGLPLEVVGFVAGVDPILDRLRTMTNVTGDLAVTTVVAHWNDAIDFGGGSWIDPTRGLEIGSGTASSSD; encoded by the coding sequence ATGGTACCTGATACCGCAACATCGGCGTGGCGACGCTACCGCGCGATCCCGATCGTCTACCGGATCGGCGCGGCGTTCGTGCTGGGATCGATCGTCGGCCTACTCGTCGGCGACGCCGCGACGGCGCTCCAGCCGCTGGGGGACATCTTCGTCAGGCTGCTTTCCATGATCGTCATCCCGATCGTCATCTTCACGCTGCTGATGGGGATCCGACGGATCACGCCCTCGACGCTCGGGAAGATCGGTGGGCAGGTCATCGCGCTGTACGCCGTCATGTCGGCGATTGCGGTGTTTATCGGGCTGGCGGTGGCCAACCTGGTCAATCCGGGGTCGGGACTGACGCTGGCCGAGGACGTCGAGTTCGAGCCGGAGGAGACGCCGGACTTCGTCGAGGTACTGATCGGCATCGTCCCGGAGAACCCGATCGGGGCGATGGCCGAAGGTGACGTGCTCGCGACGATCTTCTTCGTCATCGTCTTCGGCCTCGCGCTCCTCATGCTCGAGGAGAGCACCGAGGACGAGGCCGTTCGGCGCGGCGTCGAGTCGATTTTCGACATCGTCGAGGCCGGCACCGAGGCGCTGTTCAAGATCGTCTGGGGCATTATGGAGTACGGGGTCATCGGCGTCTTCGCGCTCATGGCCGCCGTCTTCGGCGAGGCCGGCATCGACGCGATCGTCCCCTTCGCGCTGTTGATCGGGACCCTGCTCGGTGCGATCCTGATCCACATCGGGGTCGTCTACCTCGGCGGACTCATCGTGGCGCTCACCCGCCAGTCGCCGGTCGCGTTCCTCACCGGGTCGAAGGACGCGATCGTGACGGCGCTCTCGATCCGGTCATCGAGCGGGACCTTGCCGGTGACGATGGCGAACGCCGACGACAACCTCCGGATCGACGAGGGCGTCTACGGCTTCTCGCTGCCGCTGGGCGCGACGATCAACATGGACGGGACGGCGATGTACCAGGGCGTCGTCGCGATCTTCGCGGCGAATCTCGTCGGCGTCCAGTTGACCATCGTCGAGCAGGTGACGGTCGTCCTCATCGCGGTGCTCGCGAGCATCGGTGCCGGGGGCGTCCCGGGAACGGGGCTGATCATGCTGACGCTGGTGTTGACCCAGCTCGGCCTCCCGCTCGAGGTAGTCGGCTTCGTCGCCGGCGTCGACCCGATCCTCGATCGGCTCCGGACGATGACGAACGTGACGGGCGACCTCGCCGTCACCACGGTCGTCGCCCACTGGAACGACGCGATCGACTTCGGCGGTGGCTCGTGGATCGATCCGACTCGCGGGCTCGAGATCGGCAGCGGAACCGCCTCCAGCAGCGACTGA
- a CDS encoding alpha/beta fold hydrolase yields MNARTVLGAAAGIVGGAVLGNRLLKGRASEYENPLPGVERTYRWRGIEVSYTVAGDPNDPDMLLCHSIHAGASSHEFEPILELLAENYHVIAVDLPGFGQSERPPLVYSPTLYAEFLRDFARDVTDEPIVVASSLTGSFVVDAADEADFEHLVLICPTDETSTERPWLRTLIRTPIVGTTLFNLLASKPSMRYFFDRDGYYDADRIDEAEVEYAWRSAHQPGARYAPASFASGTLDPDFDLQTELAALETPATLVWGRDAELIPLRQGRNLADAGDLDLVVIDYSTLLPHAEHPEKFVEYLTAELPRAER; encoded by the coding sequence ATGAACGCCCGCACAGTCCTCGGTGCAGCCGCCGGGATCGTCGGCGGTGCCGTCCTCGGGAATCGCCTCCTCAAGGGTCGAGCGAGCGAGTACGAGAACCCGCTGCCGGGCGTCGAACGCACGTACCGGTGGCGCGGGATCGAGGTCTCCTACACCGTCGCGGGGGATCCGAACGACCCGGACATGCTGCTGTGTCACAGCATCCACGCTGGGGCGAGCAGCCACGAGTTCGAACCGATCCTCGAACTGCTCGCCGAGAACTACCACGTGATCGCCGTCGATCTCCCCGGATTCGGCCAGTCAGAACGGCCGCCACTGGTCTACTCTCCCACGCTCTACGCAGAGTTCCTCCGGGACTTCGCCCGCGACGTGACCGACGAACCGATCGTCGTCGCCTCCTCGCTGACCGGGTCGTTCGTCGTCGACGCGGCCGACGAGGCCGATTTCGAACACCTCGTGCTGATCTGTCCGACCGACGAGACGAGCACGGAGCGACCGTGGCTCCGAACCCTCATCCGGACGCCGATCGTCGGAACGACGCTGTTCAACCTGCTGGCGAGCAAACCCTCGATGCGGTACTTCTTCGATCGGGACGGCTACTACGACGCCGATCGGATCGACGAGGCGGAGGTCGAGTACGCGTGGCGGAGCGCCCACCAGCCGGGAGCCCGGTACGCGCCGGCCTCGTTCGCGTCGGGAACGCTCGATCCGGACTTCGACCTCCAGACGGAACTGGCGGCCCTCGAGACGCCGGCGACGCTGGTCTGGGGTCGTGACGCAGAACTCATTCCGCTCAGGCAGGGGCGAAATCTCGCCGACGCGGGCGACCTGGATCTCGTCGTCATCGACTACTCGACGCTGTTGCCACACGCCGAACACCCGGAGAAGTTCGTCGAGTACCTCACCGCGGAACTCCCGCGCGCGGAGCGCTAG
- the meaB gene encoding methylmalonyl Co-A mutase-associated GTPase MeaB has product MNAEHEPLLEDLLAGKHRALARVISKIENRSPGYRDLVSELYAHTGAADVIGITGSPGAGKSTLVDKLAETYRDRGETVGVIAIDPSSPFTGGAVLGDRIRMASTVGDMDVFVRSMSARGTLGGLSTATADAVKAMDAFGKDKIIIETVGAGQNEIDIVRTADTVAVLVPPGSGDDIQTLKAGILEIADVFVVNKADRPGADRTVQELRDMIHLGEGPGMGGDAGHHGADAMDAGGADWGDDGDAIEDWTPPIVETVATKGEGVEAFIDDLAAHQQYLVDSGTRAEMTRQRYAEEIRTLLREDVHAMLESRIEDEGGIDDLAEGVRTGETDPYTIASDLLEPVEACLDDLDVDGT; this is encoded by the coding sequence ATGAACGCGGAGCACGAACCGTTACTCGAGGACCTGCTCGCGGGGAAACACCGCGCGCTCGCCCGCGTCATCTCGAAGATCGAGAACCGATCGCCGGGCTACCGTGACCTCGTCTCCGAACTCTACGCCCACACGGGCGCGGCCGACGTGATCGGGATTACGGGCAGCCCCGGCGCGGGCAAGTCCACGCTCGTCGACAAACTGGCCGAGACCTACCGCGATCGGGGCGAGACCGTCGGCGTCATCGCGATCGACCCCTCCTCGCCCTTCACCGGCGGCGCGGTGCTGGGCGACCGGATCCGGATGGCCTCCACCGTGGGCGACATGGACGTCTTCGTCCGCTCGATGAGCGCCCGCGGCACGCTGGGCGGGCTCTCGACCGCGACGGCGGACGCCGTGAAGGCGATGGACGCCTTCGGCAAGGACAAGATCATCATCGAGACCGTCGGCGCGGGCCAGAACGAGATCGACATCGTCCGGACCGCCGACACCGTCGCCGTGCTCGTCCCGCCCGGGTCCGGTGACGACATCCAGACGCTGAAAGCCGGCATCCTCGAGATCGCCGACGTCTTCGTCGTCAACAAGGCCGATCGACCGGGCGCCGATCGAACCGTCCAGGAACTCCGGGACATGATCCACCTCGGCGAAGGACCGGGGATGGGCGGCGACGCCGGCCATCACGGCGCCGACGCGATGGACGCGGGCGGTGCCGACTGGGGTGACGACGGCGACGCGATCGAGGACTGGACTCCGCCGATCGTCGAGACCGTCGCGACGAAGGGCGAGGGCGTCGAGGCGTTCATCGACGACCTCGCGGCCCACCAGCAGTACCTGGTCGACTCCGGCACCCGCGCCGAGATGACCCGCCAGCGCTACGCCGAAGAGATCCGGACGCTCCTGCGCGAGGACGTCCACGCCATGCTCGAGAGCCGGATCGAAGACGAAGGCGGAATCGACGACCTCGCGGAGGGCGTCCGAACGGGCGAGACGGACCCCTACACGATCGCGAGCGATCTCCTCGAACCCGTCGAGGCGTGTCTCGACGACCTCGACGTGGACGGGACCTGA
- a CDS encoding cobalamin B12-binding domain-containing protein, whose protein sequence is MSSEQEQESIRCLVAKVGLDGHDRGAHVIARAFRDAGFEVIYSGLHKAPEEIVQAAVQEDVDVLGISILSGAHDTLVPKIMDGLEEYGAKEDTLVLAGGVIPDEDRDELKELGVAEIFGPGTSIEETIEFVRENAPER, encoded by the coding sequence ATGAGCAGCGAACAGGAGCAGGAGTCGATCCGGTGTCTCGTCGCCAAAGTCGGCCTCGACGGTCACGATCGGGGCGCCCACGTCATCGCCCGCGCGTTCCGTGACGCCGGGTTCGAAGTCATCTACTCCGGCCTCCACAAGGCACCCGAGGAGATCGTCCAGGCGGCCGTCCAGGAGGACGTCGACGTCCTCGGCATCTCCATTCTCTCGGGGGCCCACGACACGCTCGTTCCGAAGATCATGGACGGCCTCGAAGAGTACGGCGCGAAGGAGGACACCCTCGTCCTCGCCGGGGGCGTGATCCCCGACGAGGACCGCGACGAACTCAAAGAACTGGGGGTCGCCGAGATCTTCGGCCCCGGCACGTCGATCGAGGAGACGATCGAGTTCGTCCGCGAGAACGCACCCGAGCGATGA
- a CDS encoding HD domain-containing protein, whose product MGVEIKETRVPDAEFEEMKGFVFEYLAASVEKEDEGGRMRWYPWHSAEYRHNHILNVVNLAEEIAREEGADVDVTRVAALFHDVAKLETDQELHAEAGARVAREYLESRAEYPESFIQQVCRAIEHHSYQGDLNDLSLETQSLIEADLLDKVGANGTALMLLRMGYEARTHMDTDEMVDRVLERGYDAASRVQSDTAESIAHQRLKRVKWFQEWLEDEIAAMGN is encoded by the coding sequence GTGGGCGTCGAAATAAAAGAAACCAGGGTACCAGACGCCGAATTCGAGGAGATGAAAGGATTCGTCTTCGAGTATCTCGCGGCCAGCGTCGAGAAGGAAGACGAGGGCGGCCGCATGCGCTGGTACCCGTGGCACTCCGCGGAGTACCGGCACAACCACATCCTCAACGTGGTCAATCTCGCGGAGGAGATCGCTCGCGAGGAGGGCGCGGACGTCGACGTCACGCGGGTCGCCGCGCTCTTTCACGACGTCGCCAAACTCGAGACGGACCAGGAACTCCACGCCGAGGCCGGCGCTCGCGTCGCCCGGGAGTACCTCGAATCCCGCGCAGAGTACCCCGAATCGTTCATCCAGCAGGTGTGTCGCGCGATCGAACACCACTCCTACCAGGGCGACCTGAACGACCTCTCACTCGAGACGCAGTCGCTCATCGAGGCCGACCTGCTCGACAAGGTCGGCGCGAACGGGACGGCCCTGATGCTGTTGCGCATGGGTTACGAGGCCCGCACCCACATGGACACCGACGAAATGGTCGATCGGGTCCTCGAACGCGGCTACGACGCCGCCTCGCGCGTCCAGAGCGACACAGCCGAGAGCATCGCTCACCAGCGACTCAAGCGCGTGAAGTGGTTCCAGGAGTGGCTCGAGGACGAGATCGCCGCGATGGGGAACTGA
- a CDS encoding LysE family translocator, which produces MTSAIVTALAGIVFGVALAAPPGPMNAIIAEESVVRGWTAGFWAGLGAMVADVVFFALALAGIVAIIDQYPAVRPVLYFAGGLLMCYFAVGAIEEARSAASFTDGGRGESKGFRKTFVLALTNPYQIGFWLTVGVGLLQSGSLDVFSHVPGAGTVLEGALVVQTGSPALLLGFFGGIALWIVAYPAALVAAGRRVDAFAPIVAALSAVVLAGFGLLFLAVGALGIF; this is translated from the coding sequence GTGACCAGCGCGATCGTCACGGCACTCGCCGGCATCGTCTTCGGCGTGGCCCTCGCCGCGCCGCCAGGACCGATGAACGCCATTATCGCCGAGGAGAGCGTCGTCCGCGGCTGGACGGCCGGCTTCTGGGCCGGCCTCGGCGCGATGGTCGCCGACGTCGTCTTCTTCGCCCTCGCGCTCGCCGGCATCGTCGCGATCATCGACCAGTACCCGGCGGTCCGGCCGGTCCTCTATTTCGCCGGCGGACTCCTGATGTGTTACTTCGCCGTCGGCGCGATCGAGGAGGCCCGATCGGCGGCCTCGTTCACGGACGGCGGCCGCGGCGAGTCGAAAGGCTTTCGCAAGACGTTCGTGCTCGCGCTGACGAACCCCTACCAGATCGGGTTCTGGCTCACCGTCGGCGTCGGGTTGCTCCAGTCGGGCAGCCTCGACGTCTTCTCGCACGTGCCGGGCGCGGGGACGGTCCTCGAGGGAGCGCTCGTCGTCCAGACCGGTTCGCCGGCCCTGCTGCTGGGATTCTTCGGCGGCATCGCGCTCTGGATCGTCGCCTACCCCGCCGCGCTGGTCGCCGCAGGGCGGCGGGTCGACGCCTTCGCGCCGATCGTCGCCGCCCTGAGCGCCGTCGTGCTGGCCGGGTTCGGCCTGCTCTTTCTCGCCGTCGGCGCTCTCGGTATCTTCTGA
- a CDS encoding TlpA family protein disulfide reductase → MNRRALLATAAGVGTIGASGCLDSVSGGSGDNESDEDDEDDGPPYEIELIDAPGSEAGTVTVPQSGQVVLVNFTRQFCPTSIGYLSNVGEAYDRLGSEFDLGPDGDVFVLSVIDWSQGATPSNDELVDWWVENDGYWPIGIDRSGAFFDEYHDTDNFPGTAAIDGDGEVHWSDLGGTTPSNIVSGVRATVEATSGVETDPDAGGNETEAVNTDSDGDDDPNAD, encoded by the coding sequence ATGAATCGGCGCGCCCTCCTCGCGACCGCCGCTGGTGTCGGAACGATCGGTGCGAGCGGCTGTCTCGACAGCGTGTCGGGCGGGAGCGGGGACAACGAGAGCGACGAGGACGACGAGGACGACGGCCCGCCGTACGAGATCGAACTGATCGACGCGCCCGGGAGCGAGGCGGGGACGGTCACCGTCCCCCAATCCGGCCAGGTCGTCCTCGTCAACTTCACGCGGCAGTTCTGCCCGACGAGCATCGGCTACCTCTCGAACGTCGGCGAGGCGTACGATCGCCTCGGCTCGGAGTTCGATCTCGGACCCGACGGCGACGTGTTCGTGCTGTCGGTCATCGACTGGAGCCAGGGCGCGACGCCGTCGAACGACGAACTGGTCGACTGGTGGGTCGAGAACGACGGCTACTGGCCGATCGGGATCGATCGATCGGGAGCCTTCTTCGACGAGTACCACGACACCGATAATTTCCCGGGAACGGCCGCGATCGACGGCGACGGCGAGGTCCACTGGAGCGACCTCGGCGGGACGACGCCCTCAAACATCGTCTCGGGCGTCAGGGCCACCGTCGAGGCCACGTCCGGCGTCGAGACGGATCCCGACGCGGGCGGGAACGAGACGGAGGCGGTGAACACCGACTCCGACGGAGACGACGACCCGAACGCGGACTGA